From Streptomyces chrestomyceticus JCM 4735, one genomic window encodes:
- a CDS encoding TerD family protein gives MTVNLDKGQKISLSKSGGGELSVVRMGLGWQAAARKGFLAKLMAREIDLDASAVLFAGQEPVDVVFFQHLISDDGSVRHTGDNLVGGAGQGGDDEAILVDLQRVPARVDQIVFTVNSFTGQTFAEVQNAFCRLVDETNGQELARYTLTGGGPYTAQIMAKVRRAGGGWEMAAIGEPANGRTFQDLMPAIASHL, from the coding sequence ATGACCGTGAACCTGGACAAGGGTCAGAAGATCAGTCTGAGCAAGTCCGGCGGAGGCGAGCTCAGCGTCGTACGGATGGGACTCGGCTGGCAGGCCGCCGCCCGCAAGGGCTTCCTCGCCAAGCTGATGGCCCGCGAGATCGACCTGGACGCCTCGGCCGTCCTCTTCGCCGGGCAGGAGCCCGTCGACGTCGTCTTCTTCCAGCACCTGATCAGCGACGACGGCTCGGTACGCCACACCGGCGACAACCTGGTGGGCGGCGCGGGGCAGGGCGGCGACGACGAGGCGATCCTCGTCGACCTCCAGCGGGTGCCCGCCCGCGTCGACCAGATCGTCTTCACGGTGAACTCCTTCACCGGCCAGACCTTCGCCGAGGTGCAGAACGCGTTCTGCCGACTCGTCGACGAGACCAACGGCCAGGAGCTGGCCCGCTACACCCTGACCGGCGGCGGCCCGTACACCGCGCAGATCATGGCGAAGGTGCGCCGGGCCGGCGGCGGCTGGGAGATGGCCGCCATCGGCGAGCCCGCCAACGGCCGTACCTTCCAGGACCTGATGCCGGCCATCGCCTCGCACCTGTAA
- a CDS encoding helix-turn-helix transcriptional regulator, with product MDPRTELSEFLRSRRARLRPEDVGLAHHGGRRRVPGLRREELAQLAGVSVAYYIRLEQGRGQNVSTAVLDSIADVLRLTRAERSHLTHLARPASRRLRPALRPQRIRPAFQNLIDAMDGVPAYVVGRRLDILGWNRLACALLGDFAAMRPEERNLAWQLFLAPAARELYADWEEKASHVVAHLRRDVGRFPEDPKLCALIDELSARSDDFRRIWAAHDVQDKGFGRKRLTHPVVGPLSLAYETLALPADPDQQLITYHAEPGSPSARALRRLAEGAAEPDLRLPEPAAERVSSMP from the coding sequence ATGGACCCGCGCACCGAACTGAGCGAATTCCTCCGCTCCCGCCGCGCCAGGCTCCGGCCGGAGGACGTCGGTCTGGCGCACCACGGCGGCCGCCGCAGGGTGCCCGGCCTGCGCCGGGAGGAGCTGGCGCAGTTGGCCGGGGTCAGCGTGGCGTACTACATACGGCTCGAACAGGGACGGGGGCAGAACGTCTCCACGGCGGTGCTGGACTCGATCGCGGACGTGCTGCGGCTCACCCGGGCCGAGCGCTCCCATCTGACCCACCTGGCCAGACCTGCCTCCCGGCGCCTGCGCCCAGCCCTCCGGCCGCAGCGGATACGCCCCGCCTTCCAGAACCTGATCGACGCGATGGACGGCGTCCCCGCGTACGTGGTCGGCCGGCGGCTGGACATCCTCGGCTGGAACCGGCTCGCCTGCGCCCTCCTCGGTGACTTCGCCGCGATGCGGCCCGAGGAGCGGAACCTGGCCTGGCAGCTCTTCCTGGCCCCGGCGGCGCGCGAGCTGTACGCCGACTGGGAGGAGAAGGCGTCGCACGTCGTCGCCCACCTGCGGCGGGACGTCGGCCGGTTCCCGGAGGACCCGAAGCTCTGCGCGCTGATCGACGAGCTGTCCGCGCGGAGCGACGACTTCCGTCGGATCTGGGCGGCCCACGACGTCCAGGACAAGGGCTTCGGCCGGAAGCGGCTGACGCACCCGGTGGTGGGGCCGCTGTCGCTCGCGTACGAGACGCTCGCCCTGCCGGCCGACCCGGACCAGCAACTGATCACCTACCACGCCGAACCCGGATCGCCGTCGGCGCGGGCGCTGCGCCGACTGGCGGAAGGGGCGGCGGAGCCGGACCTCCGCCTCCCGGAACCGGCGGCGGAGCGGGTGTCCTCGATGCCGTGA
- a CDS encoding AAA family ATPase: MGAEGALDTAGRLRAIGDELSDRFYERADVVRTLVVALLAGQHSLVLGPPGTAKSELARELTGRIEGAAYWEILLSKFTAPTRMFGPVDVAALARGEYRQVYDGRATTAHVAFIDEIFKCSTAALNETLGYLNERIYHPESGGEPIRCPLIGAITASNELPADEDTAAIYDRLLVRIEVGYLEDPANFAALVRSAVSRPAAPKRTTVELAALQHAVTLAVPAVDVPDPIVDAVCTLRAALRRKELVASDRRWRQAVGLLQASAYLDGRAAVAENDLSVLTHVLWDSPAERPTVEREVLHLVNPDAKEALDLADTIEELETQLDAMAGQSREALSEWVIKNAHNKLARAGQRLEKLREEAAGAGRSTAAIDRVAGRQRAVRARVLTEALGVDASMVQDRR, encoded by the coding sequence ATGGGCGCGGAGGGCGCGCTGGACACGGCCGGACGGCTGCGGGCGATCGGCGACGAGCTGTCCGACCGCTTCTACGAGCGGGCGGACGTGGTGCGGACGCTGGTGGTGGCACTGCTGGCCGGGCAGCACTCGCTGGTGCTCGGACCGCCCGGCACGGCGAAGTCCGAGCTGGCCAGGGAGCTCACGGGGCGGATCGAGGGAGCGGCCTACTGGGAGATCCTGCTGTCGAAGTTCACCGCGCCGACGCGGATGTTCGGCCCCGTCGACGTGGCCGCGCTGGCGCGGGGCGAGTACCGGCAGGTGTACGACGGGCGGGCCACGACCGCGCACGTAGCGTTCATCGACGAGATCTTCAAGTGCTCCACGGCGGCGCTGAACGAGACGCTGGGCTACCTCAACGAGCGGATCTACCACCCCGAGAGCGGCGGTGAACCGATCCGCTGCCCCCTGATCGGCGCCATCACGGCGAGCAACGAGCTGCCGGCGGACGAGGACACGGCAGCGATCTACGACCGGCTGCTGGTGCGGATCGAGGTCGGATACCTGGAAGACCCCGCGAACTTCGCCGCGCTGGTACGTTCCGCCGTCAGCCGCCCCGCCGCGCCGAAGCGGACCACCGTCGAACTGGCGGCCTTGCAGCACGCCGTGACCCTGGCGGTGCCGGCCGTGGACGTGCCCGACCCGATCGTGGACGCGGTGTGCACGCTGCGGGCCGCCTTGCGCCGTAAGGAACTTGTCGCCTCCGACCGGCGCTGGCGGCAGGCGGTGGGCCTGCTCCAGGCGTCCGCGTACCTCGACGGCCGCGCGGCGGTCGCCGAGAACGACCTGTCGGTGCTGACGCACGTGCTGTGGGACTCCCCCGCCGAACGGCCGACCGTCGAGCGGGAGGTGCTGCACCTGGTCAATCCCGACGCCAAGGAGGCGCTCGACCTGGCCGACACCATTGAGGAGCTGGAGACGCAGCTCGACGCGATGGCCGGGCAGTCCCGTGAGGCGCTGAGCGAGTGGGTCATCAAGAACGCCCACAACAAGCTCGCCAGGGCGGGCCAGCGGCTGGAGAAGCTGCGCGAGGAGGCGGCGGGCGCCGGGCGCTCCACCGCCGCGATCGACCGGGTGGCCGGCCGGCAGCGCGCCGTCCGCGCCCGCGTCCTCACCGAGGCCCTCGGCGTGGACGCGAGCATGGTGCAGGACCGGCGCTGA
- a CDS encoding TerD family protein encodes MGVSLSKGQNVVLNQDGTPLADVTVGLGWDARPTAGADFDLDASAVVCGTDQRVLSDAHFVFYNNLTSPDGAVRHTGDNLTGAGDGDDEQILIDLDRLGEETGQVVFTVSIHDAERRGQSFGQVEDAYIRVVDNLTGREMCRYELSYDAAGETAMVFGALYRRGGEWKFRAIGQGYASGLAGIATDYGVNVG; translated from the coding sequence ATGGGCGTCAGCCTCAGCAAGGGCCAGAACGTCGTCCTCAACCAGGACGGCACTCCCCTCGCGGACGTCACCGTCGGCCTGGGCTGGGACGCCCGGCCCACCGCCGGCGCGGACTTCGACCTGGACGCCTCGGCGGTCGTCTGCGGCACCGACCAACGCGTCCTGTCCGACGCGCACTTCGTCTTCTACAACAACCTGACCAGCCCGGACGGCGCCGTCCGGCACACCGGCGACAACCTCACCGGCGCGGGCGACGGCGACGACGAGCAGATCCTCATCGACCTGGACCGGCTCGGCGAGGAGACCGGCCAGGTCGTCTTCACCGTCTCCATCCACGACGCCGAGCGGCGCGGCCAGAGCTTCGGCCAGGTCGAGGACGCGTACATCCGCGTCGTGGACAACCTGACGGGCCGCGAGATGTGCCGTTACGAGCTGTCGTACGACGCCGCGGGCGAGACGGCGATGGTCTTCGGCGCCCTGTACCGGCGCGGCGGCGAGTGGAAGTTCCGGGCCATCGGCCAGGGGTACGCGTCGGGGCTGGCCGGCATCGCCACCGATTACGGCGTCAACGTCGGCTGA
- a CDS encoding cold-shock protein: protein MATGTVKWFNSEKGFGFIEQDGGGADVFAHYSNIQAQGFRELVEGQKVSFDVTQGQKGPQAENIVLA from the coding sequence ATGGCAACCGGCACCGTGAAGTGGTTCAACTCCGAAAAGGGCTTCGGCTTCATCGAGCAGGACGGCGGCGGCGCCGACGTCTTCGCGCACTACTCGAACATCCAGGCCCAGGGCTTCCGTGAGCTCGTCGAGGGCCAGAAGGTCTCCTTCGACGTCACGCAGGGCCAGAAGGGCCCGCAGGCGGAGAACATCGTTCTCGCCTGA
- a CDS encoding FAD-dependent oxidoreductase has translation MTDNGCHTTDHGGPSGLDESYWIATTPGTSHPPLTEDTEADVTVLGAGIAGLSTAWELARRGRSVVLLEADRIAAGVTGHTTAKLSALHTLVYDRLRRTRGPEGARHYAQSQQGAVEHVAETARLLGVDCDLERGPAFTYVRDPASTGQLRAEAAAAAAAGLPAAFVTETGLPFPVAGAVRVEEQAQFHPRKYLLALAEDFRSRGGVLHERTRATGLHEGSPCRVTTETGATVTSRDVVIATHYPVFDRALLFTRLSPRREVVVAAPVDAGRDPGGMYITQEEGKRSVRTAPYGDGRRLLIVTGETFKPGTADAGEKYAALTAWTHRHFPGTEVAYRWAAQDNDATDTVPLIGRFHPGARHTYVATGFGGWGLSGGAAAGLLLAGLITGDPPPWAGLYDPRRLWSAVREAPAFLKHQADTGRHFVGDRLRSTHADSAADIAPGTGAVVRVRGRRCAVYRDEDGTARAMSARCTHLGCLVAFNATEKAWECPCHGSRFAPDGSVLQGPATEALEARDLE, from the coding sequence ATGACCGACAACGGCTGTCACACGACCGACCACGGTGGACCGTCCGGCCTGGACGAGTCGTACTGGATCGCCACCACCCCCGGCACCTCCCATCCGCCGCTCACCGAGGACACCGAGGCCGATGTCACGGTGCTCGGCGCCGGGATCGCCGGGCTCAGCACGGCCTGGGAGCTGGCCAGGCGCGGCCGCAGTGTCGTCCTGCTGGAGGCGGACCGGATCGCCGCCGGGGTCACGGGTCATACGACCGCCAAGCTCTCCGCGCTCCACACCCTGGTGTACGACCGGCTGCGCCGCACCCGCGGGCCCGAGGGCGCCCGCCACTACGCGCAGTCCCAGCAGGGCGCGGTCGAGCACGTCGCCGAGACCGCCCGGCTCCTCGGCGTCGACTGCGACCTGGAGCGCGGTCCCGCCTTCACGTACGTACGGGACCCGGCGAGCACCGGGCAACTGCGCGCCGAGGCGGCTGCCGCCGCCGCGGCCGGGCTGCCGGCCGCGTTCGTCACCGAGACCGGACTGCCGTTCCCCGTGGCGGGCGCGGTGCGGGTCGAGGAACAGGCGCAGTTCCATCCGCGCAAGTACCTGCTCGCGCTGGCGGAGGACTTCCGCTCCCGGGGCGGTGTCCTCCACGAGCGCACCCGCGCCACCGGCCTGCACGAGGGCTCGCCCTGCCGGGTGACGACGGAGACCGGCGCCACCGTGACCTCGCGGGACGTCGTGATCGCCACCCACTACCCGGTCTTCGACCGTGCCCTGCTGTTCACCCGTCTGTCGCCGCGGCGGGAGGTGGTGGTGGCCGCCCCGGTCGACGCCGGCCGTGACCCGGGCGGCATGTACATCACGCAGGAGGAGGGCAAACGGTCCGTCCGTACCGCGCCGTACGGAGACGGGCGGCGGCTGCTCATCGTCACGGGCGAGACCTTCAAGCCGGGCACGGCCGACGCCGGCGAGAAGTACGCGGCGCTGACCGCCTGGACGCACCGGCACTTCCCCGGCACCGAGGTGGCGTACCGGTGGGCCGCCCAGGACAACGACGCCACCGACACCGTTCCGCTGATCGGCCGGTTCCACCCGGGCGCGCGGCACACCTACGTCGCCACCGGGTTCGGCGGCTGGGGCCTGAGCGGCGGCGCGGCCGCCGGCCTCCTGCTGGCCGGACTGATCACCGGCGACCCGCCGCCGTGGGCCGGCCTGTACGACCCCCGGCGGCTGTGGAGCGCCGTACGGGAGGCACCCGCCTTCCTCAAGCACCAGGCCGACACCGGCCGGCACTTCGTCGGCGACCGGCTGCGCTCCACGCACGCCGACTCGGCTGCGGACATCGCCCCCGGCACCGGCGCGGTCGTACGGGTGCGGGGCCGCCGTTGCGCGGTCTACCGCGACGAGGACGGAACGGCCCGCGCCATGTCGGCGCGCTGCACCCACCTGGGCTGCCTGGTCGCTTTCAACGCGACGGAGAAGGCGTGGGAGTGCCCCTGCCACGGCTCCCGCTTCGCACCGGACGGCTCGGTGCTGCAAGGCCCGGCCACCGAGGCGTTGGAGGCGCGGGACCTGGAGTAG
- a CDS encoding NAD(P)-dependent alcohol dehydrogenase — MNRNSVPAYAAPAPKAPLERTTIERREPGAHDIVIDIKFAGICHSDIHTVRAEWGDGGHFPIVPGHEIAGVVSEVGSEVTRYAVGDRVGVGCFVDSCRECENCLAGLQQYCTGELGQVGTYNSVGRDRVATQGGYSTHLVVDENYALSIPDSLPLDAAAPLLCAGITLYSPLAHWKAGPGKKVAVVGLGGLGHMGVKIAHAMGAEVTVLSQSLRKREDGLRLGADHYYATSDPETFKELADSFDLIVNTVSAQLDLNAYLGLLRTDGTLVQLGAPEHPLPVAPFALIGNRRSFAGSLIGGLRETQEMLDFCGEHGITSEIELISADRINEAYERVLASDVRYRFVIDTATI; from the coding sequence ATGAACCGCAACTCCGTTCCCGCATACGCAGCACCCGCCCCGAAGGCTCCCCTGGAGCGCACCACCATCGAGCGCCGGGAGCCGGGCGCGCACGACATCGTCATCGACATCAAGTTCGCGGGCATCTGCCACTCCGACATCCACACCGTGCGGGCGGAGTGGGGCGACGGCGGGCACTTCCCGATCGTCCCCGGCCACGAGATCGCCGGTGTGGTCAGCGAGGTCGGCTCCGAGGTGACCCGGTACGCGGTCGGCGACCGGGTCGGCGTCGGCTGCTTCGTCGACTCCTGCCGGGAGTGCGAGAACTGCCTGGCCGGCCTCCAGCAGTACTGCACCGGCGAGCTGGGCCAGGTCGGCACGTACAACTCCGTAGGCCGGGACAGGGTGGCCACCCAGGGCGGCTACTCCACCCACCTCGTCGTCGACGAGAACTACGCGCTGAGCATCCCGGACAGCCTGCCGCTGGACGCCGCCGCGCCACTGCTGTGCGCCGGCATCACCCTGTACTCGCCGCTGGCGCACTGGAAGGCCGGCCCCGGCAAGAAGGTCGCCGTCGTGGGGCTGGGCGGCCTCGGCCACATGGGCGTCAAGATCGCCCACGCGATGGGTGCCGAGGTCACCGTGCTGAGCCAGTCGCTGCGCAAGCGGGAGGACGGCCTGCGGCTCGGCGCCGACCACTACTACGCCACGTCCGACCCGGAGACCTTCAAGGAGCTGGCGGACAGCTTCGACCTGATCGTCAACACCGTCTCCGCGCAGCTCGACCTCAACGCCTACCTGGGCCTGCTGCGCACCGACGGCACCCTGGTCCAGCTCGGCGCGCCGGAGCACCCGCTGCCCGTCGCGCCGTTCGCCCTGATCGGCAACCGCCGGTCCTTCGCCGGCTCGCTGATCGGCGGCCTGCGGGAGACCCAGGAGATGCTGGACTTCTGCGGTGAGCACGGCATCACCTCGGAGATCGAGCTGATCAGCGCGGACCGGATCAACGAGGCGTACGAGCGGGTGCTCGCCAGTGACGTCCGCTACCGCTTCGTGATCGACACCGCCACGATCTGA
- a CDS encoding aspartate aminotransferase family protein produces MTAPHAPRDGAGAPEPSADLRSRHRAVLPDWLTLLYERPIELTHGEGRHVWDADGNRYLDFFGGILTTMTAHALPEVTKAVADQAGRILHTSTLYLSRPMVELAERIAALSGIPDARVFFTTSGTEANDTALLLATAYRGSNQILAMRNSYHGRSFSTVGITGNASWSPTGLSPLQTLYVHGGVRGRGPYAGLSDAAYVDACVADLEDLLGQTAGVAALIAEPVQGVGGFTSPPDGLYAAFREVLDRHGILWISDEVQTGWGRTGDHFWGWQAHAGNGPPDVLTFAKGIGNGMSVGGVVARAEVMNCLGANSISTFGGSPVTMAAALANLDHLLAHDLQGNARRVGGPLIKRLRAAAAGLGIVREVRGRGLMIGVELVAPDTGEPSPQAANLVVEAARERGLLIGKGGLAGAALRIAPPLSLTAEEAAEGAEILTESLRVAERGLSSA; encoded by the coding sequence GTGACGGCCCCGCACGCGCCCCGGGACGGCGCCGGGGCCCCGGAGCCGTCCGCCGACCTGCGCTCCCGGCACCGTGCCGTCCTGCCCGACTGGCTCACGCTGCTGTACGAGCGGCCCATCGAGCTGACGCACGGCGAGGGCCGCCACGTCTGGGACGCGGACGGCAACCGCTACCTGGACTTCTTCGGCGGCATCCTCACCACCATGACCGCCCACGCGCTGCCCGAGGTGACCAAGGCCGTCGCCGACCAGGCGGGCCGCATCCTGCACACCTCGACGCTCTACCTGTCCCGCCCCATGGTGGAGCTGGCGGAGCGGATCGCCGCGCTCTCCGGCATCCCGGACGCCCGGGTCTTCTTCACCACCTCCGGTACGGAGGCGAACGACACCGCGCTCCTGCTGGCGACGGCGTACCGGGGCTCGAACCAGATCCTGGCGATGCGCAACAGCTACCACGGCCGGTCCTTCTCGACCGTCGGCATCACCGGCAACGCCAGTTGGTCACCGACCGGCCTCTCGCCGCTCCAGACGCTGTACGTGCACGGCGGCGTGCGCGGCCGGGGCCCGTACGCCGGGCTGTCCGACGCCGCGTACGTCGACGCCTGCGTCGCCGACCTGGAGGATCTGCTCGGCCAGACGGCGGGCGTCGCCGCGCTGATCGCCGAGCCGGTGCAGGGCGTCGGCGGCTTCACCTCGCCGCCCGACGGGCTCTACGCGGCCTTCCGCGAGGTGCTGGACCGGCACGGCATCCTGTGGATCTCCGACGAGGTGCAGACCGGCTGGGGCCGGACCGGCGACCACTTCTGGGGCTGGCAGGCGCACGCCGGGAACGGCCCGCCGGACGTGCTGACCTTCGCCAAGGGCATCGGCAACGGCATGTCCGTCGGCGGTGTCGTCGCCCGCGCGGAGGTGATGAACTGCCTCGGCGCGAATTCCATCTCCACCTTCGGCGGCAGCCCGGTCACCATGGCGGCGGCCCTGGCCAACCTCGACCACCTCCTCGCCCACGATCTCCAGGGCAACGCCCGGCGCGTCGGCGGCCCGCTCATCAAGCGGCTGCGGGCGGCCGCCGCCGGGCTCGGGATCGTACGGGAGGTGCGCGGGCGCGGCCTGATGATCGGCGTCGAGCTGGTCGCGCCGGACACCGGTGAACCGTCGCCGCAGGCGGCGAACCTCGTCGTGGAGGCCGCCAGGGAGCGCGGGCTGCTCATCGGCAAGGGCGGCCTGGCGGGCGCCGCGCTGCGGATCGCGCCGCCGCTGTCCCTGACCGCCGAGGAGGCGGCGGAGGGCGCGGAAATCCTGACGGAGTCCTTGCGGGTGGCCGAACGGGGACTGTCGTCCGCCTGA
- the hydA gene encoding dihydropyrimidinase, which yields MTRTVVRGGLVVTAAEEMHADVLVDNGRVEALATPGSQQWAAERVIDATGKYVVPGGVDAHTHMEFPFGGTASCDTFETGTKAAAWGGTTTIIDFAVQSKGAALREGLDAWHAKADGRCAIDYAFHMIVSDVNESTLKEMDGLVGEGVTSFKLFMAYPGVFYSDDGQILRAMQRAGDNGGLIMMHAENGIAIDVLVQQALERGQADPRYHGEVRKALLEAEATHRAIKLAQVAGAPLYVVHVSAREAVAELTRARNQGLPVFGETCPQYLFLSTDNLAEPGFEGAKYVCSTPLRPKDHQAALWHGLRANDLQVVSTDHCPFCFSGQKELGRGDFSKIPNGMPGVENRMDLLHQAVVDGHLTRRRWIEIACATPARMFGLYPKKGTIAPGSDADLVVYDPHAEQTVSAATHHMNVDYSAYEGRRLTGRVETVLSRGEPVITAREFTGRDGHGAYTPRGTCQYLN from the coding sequence ATGACCCGTACAGTCGTCCGCGGCGGCCTGGTCGTCACCGCCGCCGAAGAAATGCATGCCGATGTGCTGGTCGATAACGGCCGTGTCGAAGCACTGGCCACCCCGGGCAGTCAGCAGTGGGCCGCCGAGCGCGTCATCGACGCCACCGGCAAGTACGTCGTCCCCGGCGGCGTCGACGCCCACACCCACATGGAGTTCCCGTTCGGCGGAACCGCTTCCTGCGACACCTTCGAGACCGGCACGAAGGCGGCGGCCTGGGGCGGAACCACCACGATCATCGATTTCGCGGTGCAGTCGAAGGGCGCCGCGCTGCGCGAAGGGCTGGACGCCTGGCACGCGAAGGCGGACGGAAGATGCGCGATCGACTACGCCTTCCACATGATCGTGTCGGATGTGAACGAGTCCACGCTCAAGGAGATGGACGGGCTGGTCGGCGAGGGCGTGACCTCGTTCAAACTCTTCATGGCGTATCCGGGCGTCTTCTACTCCGACGACGGACAGATCCTGCGCGCCATGCAGCGGGCCGGTGACAACGGCGGCCTGATCATGATGCACGCCGAGAACGGCATCGCCATCGACGTCCTCGTCCAGCAGGCGCTGGAGCGCGGCCAGGCCGATCCGCGGTACCACGGCGAGGTCAGGAAGGCGCTCCTGGAAGCCGAGGCGACACACCGCGCGATCAAGCTGGCCCAGGTCGCCGGAGCGCCGCTGTACGTCGTCCACGTGTCGGCGCGGGAGGCGGTCGCCGAACTGACGCGGGCCAGGAACCAGGGCCTGCCGGTCTTCGGCGAGACCTGTCCGCAGTACCTGTTCCTGTCGACGGACAACCTCGCCGAACCCGGCTTCGAAGGCGCGAAGTACGTCTGCAGCACACCGCTGCGGCCGAAGGACCACCAGGCGGCCCTCTGGCACGGCCTGCGCGCGAACGACCTCCAGGTGGTGTCCACGGACCACTGCCCGTTCTGCTTCTCCGGACAGAAGGAACTCGGCCGCGGCGACTTCTCCAAGATCCCGAACGGGATGCCGGGCGTCGAGAACCGGATGGACCTGCTGCACCAGGCCGTCGTCGACGGCCACCTCACCCGGCGGCGCTGGATCGAGATCGCCTGCGCGACGCCGGCCAGGATGTTCGGCCTCTACCCCAAGAAGGGCACCATCGCGCCGGGCAGCGACGCCGACCTCGTCGTCTACGACCCGCACGCCGAGCAGACCGTCTCGGCGGCCACCCACCACATGAACGTCGACTACTCGGCCTACGAGGGCAGGCGCCTGACCGGGCGGGTCGAGACGGTCCTGTCGCGCGGCGAACCCGTCATCACCGCGCGCGAGTTCACCGGCCGGGACGGGCACGGCGCGTACACCCCGCGCGGCACCTGCCAGTACCTGAACTGA
- a CDS encoding nitrilase-related carbon-nitrogen hydrolase, whose translation MADVVRNVVRAALVQASWTGDTESMIAKHEEHARAAAAQGAQVIGFQEVFNAPYFCQVQEPEHYRWAEPVPDGPTTRRMQELARETGMVIVVPVFEVEQSGFYYNTAAVIDADGTVLGTYRKHHIPQVKGFWEKYYFKPGNLGWPVFDTAVGRIGVYICYDRHFPEGWRQLGLNGAQLVYNPSATSRGLSAYLWQLEQPAAAVANEYFVAAINRVGVEEYGDNDFYGTSYFVDPRGQFVGDVASDTKEELVVRDLDFGLIDEVRQQWAFYRDRRPDAYEGLVRP comes from the coding sequence ATGGCCGATGTTGTCCGTAACGTCGTACGCGCCGCACTGGTTCAGGCGTCCTGGACCGGCGACACCGAATCGATGATCGCGAAGCACGAGGAACACGCCAGGGCGGCGGCCGCGCAGGGCGCGCAGGTGATCGGCTTCCAAGAGGTCTTCAACGCCCCCTACTTCTGCCAGGTGCAGGAGCCGGAGCACTACCGCTGGGCCGAGCCGGTGCCGGACGGCCCCACCACCCGCCGGATGCAGGAGCTGGCCCGCGAGACCGGCATGGTGATCGTGGTGCCGGTCTTCGAGGTCGAGCAGTCCGGCTTCTACTACAACACCGCCGCCGTCATCGACGCCGACGGCACCGTGCTCGGCACCTACCGCAAGCACCACATCCCGCAGGTCAAGGGCTTCTGGGAGAAGTACTACTTCAAGCCGGGCAACCTCGGCTGGCCGGTCTTCGACACCGCCGTGGGCCGCATCGGTGTCTACATCTGCTACGACCGCCACTTCCCCGAGGGATGGCGCCAGCTCGGCCTGAACGGCGCCCAGCTCGTCTACAACCCCTCCGCCACCTCCCGCGGCCTGTCCGCCTACCTCTGGCAGTTGGAACAGCCCGCCGCCGCGGTGGCCAACGAGTACTTCGTCGCGGCGATCAACCGGGTCGGCGTGGAGGAGTACGGCGACAACGACTTCTACGGGACGAGCTACTTCGTCGACCCGCGCGGGCAGTTCGTCGGCGACGTCGCCAGCGACACCAAGGAGGAGCTGGTCGTCCGCGACCTGGACTTCGGCCTGATCGACGAGGTGCGGCAGCAGTGGGCGTTCTACCGGGACCGCCGCCCCGACGCGTACGAGGGCCTGGTCCGGCCGTGA